The following proteins are encoded in a genomic region of Spirosoma sp. SC4-14:
- the rpsO gene encoding 30S ribosomal protein S15, whose translation MYLTTEKKQEIFSTSGQAKSATDTGSAESQIALFTYRINHLTDHLKVHKHDYGTQLGLLKLVGKRRRLLNYLMKKDITRYRAILAALGLRK comes from the coding sequence ATGTATTTAACGACCGAAAAGAAACAGGAGATTTTCTCCACCTCGGGTCAGGCCAAAAGTGCTACGGACACCGGGTCGGCCGAATCCCAGATCGCGCTGTTCACGTACCGGATCAACCATTTGACCGACCACCTGAAAGTTCACAAGCACGATTACGGCACCCAACTGGGTCTTTTAAAATTAGTAGGTAAGCGTCGGCGTCTGCTGAATTACCTGATGAAAAAAGACATCACACGATACCGGGCCATTCTGGCTGCGCTGGGTCTGAGAAAATAA
- the pnp gene encoding polyribonucleotide nucleotidyltransferase yields the protein MFQITTQSVALPDGREITIETGKLARQADGAVVVRLGDTMLLATVVSSKDAKEGVDFLPLSVDYQEKFASAGRIPGSFQRREGRLSDYEILISRLVDRALRPIFPDNYHADTQVIITLISADPEVQPDALAALAASSALAVSDIPFNGPISEVRVAKIDGQYLINPKTADIERATLDLIVAATEKDICMVEGEMSECSEAEVVEALKAAHEAIKVQCQAQKELEAKVGKTAKREYNHETHDEELRAAVRAYCYDKIYAVARQQNPSKKARSEGFKAIQDDYLATFPEGSDVNVALVKTYFHDLVWEASRRLVLDERVRLDGRKLDQIRLISAEAGYLPGPHGSALFTRGETQSLTTVTLGTKIDEQIVDQAMFQGYSKFLLHYNFPGFSTGEVKPNRGAGRREIGHGNLAHRSLKKVLPPEAENPYTIRIVSDILESNGSSSMATVCAGTMALMDAGIKIKAPVAGIAMGLISDGEKYAVLSDILGDEDHLGDMDFKVTGTEKGIVACQMDLKVDGLSYEVLAQALEQARQGRLHILGEMAKGIAEVRPDLKAHAPRAIVIKIETNQIGAVIGPGGKVVQDIQKESGAVVNIDEHDNAGWVSIFANNKESMNKAVSRVKGIVAVPEVGEVYVGKVKTIQPFGAFVEFMPGKDGLLHISEIKWERLESMDGVLQVGEEVTVKLIDIDKKTGKYRLSRKVLLPKPENKNA from the coding sequence ATGTTTCAAATCACAACGCAATCAGTTGCGCTGCCCGATGGGCGGGAAATAACCATCGAAACGGGTAAACTGGCCCGCCAGGCCGACGGAGCGGTGGTAGTACGACTAGGCGACACAATGCTGTTAGCGACTGTCGTTTCGAGTAAAGATGCTAAAGAAGGTGTAGACTTCCTGCCCTTGTCGGTCGATTATCAGGAAAAATTTGCATCGGCCGGCCGAATTCCAGGCAGTTTCCAACGGCGCGAAGGACGCCTGAGCGATTACGAAATCCTGATTAGCCGATTAGTTGACCGGGCATTGCGCCCCATTTTTCCCGATAATTACCACGCTGATACACAGGTTATTATAACCCTGATTTCGGCCGATCCGGAAGTGCAGCCCGACGCACTGGCGGCACTGGCCGCTTCATCGGCACTAGCCGTATCCGACATTCCTTTCAACGGACCTATCTCGGAAGTCCGGGTGGCAAAAATCGACGGACAATATCTTATTAATCCAAAAACGGCTGATATTGAACGGGCTACCCTCGATTTGATCGTTGCCGCTACCGAAAAAGATATTTGCATGGTGGAAGGCGAAATGAGCGAATGCTCAGAAGCCGAAGTGGTCGAAGCCCTAAAAGCCGCCCACGAAGCCATTAAAGTACAGTGTCAGGCCCAGAAAGAACTGGAAGCCAAGGTTGGCAAGACCGCAAAACGGGAATACAATCACGAAACACACGACGAAGAACTGCGTGCGGCTGTTCGGGCCTATTGCTACGATAAAATTTATGCCGTAGCCCGTCAGCAGAATCCGAGTAAAAAAGCTCGTTCGGAAGGATTTAAGGCGATTCAGGACGATTACCTGGCAACTTTCCCCGAAGGGTCGGACGTAAATGTGGCGCTGGTGAAAACCTATTTCCACGACCTGGTTTGGGAAGCCTCCCGGCGGCTGGTACTCGATGAACGGGTACGGCTCGACGGACGGAAACTCGATCAGATTCGTCTTATTTCGGCCGAAGCCGGGTATCTGCCAGGCCCACACGGATCCGCTCTTTTCACACGGGGCGAAACCCAGTCGCTGACGACTGTAACGCTGGGTACGAAAATCGATGAGCAGATTGTCGATCAGGCCATGTTCCAGGGCTACAGCAAATTCCTGCTTCATTATAACTTTCCTGGCTTTTCAACGGGCGAGGTGAAACCAAACCGGGGCGCTGGCCGCCGGGAAATTGGGCACGGAAATCTGGCGCATCGGTCGTTGAAGAAAGTGCTGCCACCAGAAGCCGAAAATCCATATACGATACGGATCGTTTCGGATATACTGGAGTCGAACGGGTCGTCGTCGATGGCAACCGTTTGCGCCGGAACGATGGCACTGATGGATGCCGGTATAAAAATTAAGGCACCCGTGGCCGGTATTGCGATGGGGCTGATTTCGGACGGCGAAAAGTATGCTGTACTGTCCGACATTCTGGGCGATGAAGATCACCTGGGCGATATGGACTTTAAAGTAACCGGTACCGAAAAAGGCATTGTAGCCTGCCAGATGGACCTGAAAGTTGACGGTCTGTCGTATGAAGTGCTGGCTCAGGCACTGGAGCAGGCCCGTCAGGGACGTTTGCATATTCTGGGCGAAATGGCCAAAGGTATCGCCGAAGTTCGTCCGGACCTGAAAGCACATGCCCCCCGTGCTATCGTTATCAAGATCGAAACCAACCAGATCGGTGCCGTTATCGGACCGGGTGGTAAAGTGGTTCAGGATATTCAGAAAGAGTCGGGTGCCGTTGTGAACATCGACGAACACGACAATGCGGGTTGGGTAAGCATTTTTGCCAATAACAAAGAGAGTATGAACAAAGCCGTTTCCCGCGTGAAAGGCATTGTGGCTGTACCTGAAGTTGGTGAAGTATATGTGGGTAAGGTGAAGACCATACAGCCCTTTGGCGCCTTTGTTGAATTTATGCCTGGCAAAGACGGACTTTTGCACATTTCCGAGATTAAGTGGGAGCGCCTAGAATCGATGGACGGCGTCCTGCAGGTAGGGGAAGAGGTAACGGTAAAGTTGATTGACATTGATAAAAAGACTGGAAAGTACCGTTTATCACGTAAAGTTCTTCTTCCAAAACCGGAGAACAAAAATGCTTAA
- a CDS encoding sigma-70 family RNA polymerase sigma factor — MRQLKISKQITNRESQSLDKYLQEIGKVDLLTPDEEVTLAQKIREGDQLSLERLTKANLRFVVSVAKQYQNQGLSLGDLINEGNLGLIKAAQRFDETRGFKFISYAVWWIRQSILQALAEQSRIVRLPLNRVGSLNKISKTFSDLEQKFEREPSPEELAAVLEISAAEVVDTLKISGRHVSMDAPFVQGEENSLLDVLENDGEDKPDSGLINDSLRKEVQRALSTLTQREADVITLYFGLNGEHAMTLEEIGEKFNLTRERVRQIKEKAIRRLRHTSRSKALKTYLG, encoded by the coding sequence ATGAGACAGCTAAAAATTTCAAAACAGATTACCAACCGCGAGAGCCAGTCGTTAGACAAGTACTTGCAGGAAATTGGTAAAGTAGACCTGCTTACGCCTGATGAGGAAGTAACGCTGGCCCAGAAAATTCGCGAAGGTGATCAACTGTCGCTGGAACGGTTAACGAAGGCTAACTTACGCTTCGTCGTGTCGGTCGCTAAACAATATCAGAATCAGGGCCTTTCGCTGGGCGACCTGATCAATGAAGGCAACCTGGGTCTCATCAAAGCCGCTCAACGGTTTGATGAAACGCGTGGATTTAAATTTATTTCGTACGCCGTTTGGTGGATTCGCCAGTCGATTCTGCAGGCATTGGCCGAACAGTCGCGGATTGTTCGTTTGCCACTGAACCGGGTCGGATCGCTGAATAAGATTTCGAAAACGTTTTCGGACCTTGAACAAAAGTTTGAGCGCGAGCCTTCGCCCGAAGAGCTGGCGGCTGTGCTCGAAATCTCGGCGGCTGAAGTAGTCGATACCCTGAAAATTTCGGGCCGCCATGTGTCGATGGACGCTCCGTTTGTTCAGGGAGAAGAAAATAGCCTGCTCGACGTACTCGAAAACGATGGTGAAGACAAACCCGACTCAGGCCTGATCAACGACTCGTTGCGTAAAGAAGTGCAGCGGGCACTCTCGACACTAACCCAGCGTGAAGCCGATGTTATTACGCTTTACTTTGGTCTGAATGGCGAACATGCCATGACGCTCGAAGAAATTGGGGAAAAATTCAACCTGACCCGCGAACGGGTCCGACAGATAAAAGAAAAAGCCATCCGTCGTCTGCGCCACACCTCCCGGTCGAAAGCGCTGAAAACGTATCTTGGTTAA
- a CDS encoding response regulator transcription factor → MKILIIEDEVKTVQSIKQGLEEHQWEVDVAYDGMMGFQLASRSPYVLIISDIILPGMNGLELCRKLREAQVTTPILMLTALGTTDDKIIGLDAGADDYLVKPFEFRELMARVRALTRRTNTLAPATPFNLLKIADLELNPDTKQVMRAGKEISLTAKEFQLLEYFLRHQGRVISKVELAEKLWDLTFDTGTNIIEVYINFLRKKIDRDFEPKLLHTQIGMGYVVKLVS, encoded by the coding sequence ATGAAAATACTGATTATAGAAGATGAGGTTAAAACCGTTCAGAGTATAAAGCAGGGGCTGGAGGAACATCAGTGGGAGGTCGATGTTGCCTACGACGGTATGATGGGGTTCCAGCTTGCCAGCCGCTCGCCTTATGTACTGATCATTTCTGATATAATCCTGCCCGGCATGAATGGTCTGGAGCTGTGCCGGAAACTGCGGGAAGCTCAGGTGACTACACCAATTCTGATGCTAACGGCCCTGGGAACAACCGACGATAAAATTATTGGTCTGGATGCCGGTGCCGACGATTACCTGGTTAAGCCATTCGAATTCAGGGAGTTAATGGCTCGGGTCAGAGCGCTGACCCGTCGAACAAATACCCTGGCTCCTGCAACGCCATTTAATTTATTGAAGATTGCCGACCTGGAACTTAACCCAGATACGAAGCAGGTCATGCGGGCGGGCAAAGAAATTTCCCTGACGGCCAAGGAGTTTCAATTGCTGGAATATTTTTTGCGCCATCAGGGCCGGGTAATCTCAAAAGTTGAACTGGCGGAGAAACTCTGGGATCTGACGTTTGATACGGGAACCAACATCATTGAGGTATATATCAATTTTCTACGCAAAAAAATAGACAGAGACTTTGAGCCTAAATTGCTCCATACACAAATTGGTATGGGGTATGTCGTTAAGTTAGTGTCGTGA
- a CDS encoding HAMP domain-containing sensor histidine kinase — translation MVNIRTRLTYQFVVLVTLILLVFSLGVYFFSKLYLEKRFFKRLQDRAITTTTLLFDLQQTDSTVLRLIDAGDKEPLLNENISIYNQRNREVLFSTNPANTQFHAQFIPLLDSTAQTLYLHQNDYQIVAIHLARGNDSNWVIVSGIDQSGLDALDDLRKILIIMILAAVLLLSVSGWFFADRALAPMSGIIQQVNAIFPANVGRRVEHPNRTDEIGLLVATFNQLLDRIEQAMHAQKMFIANVSHELKNPLTKINSQIDVALIQKRNPEAYQRTLQSLQEDMRTLTQLTNTLLELANTSVQAKNLKFEPVRMDELLWETKIQVLEWHADYQVQLSFPEFSDNEDDLIVEGNRAALRVLLTNLIDNACKFSPTQTAKVDFRSRAGKLTIAVFNEGPAIPALDLPYIFQPFFRSYATALSSKGHGVGLAVVAQIVQIHQGTISVRSTPEGTTFLLSLTSAAAF, via the coding sequence ATGGTCAATATCCGTACCCGGCTCACTTACCAGTTTGTCGTACTGGTAACGCTTATTCTGCTTGTTTTTTCACTGGGGGTTTATTTTTTCAGTAAGCTATACCTGGAAAAACGCTTTTTCAAGCGGCTTCAGGACCGGGCTATTACGACTACTACGTTGCTGTTCGATTTGCAGCAAACCGACAGTACGGTGTTGCGGCTGATTGATGCGGGCGATAAGGAACCACTGCTCAACGAAAATATTTCGATTTACAATCAGCGGAACAGAGAAGTGCTGTTTTCTACAAATCCGGCCAATACTCAATTTCACGCTCAGTTTATTCCACTGCTCGATTCAACAGCGCAGACACTTTACCTGCACCAGAATGACTATCAGATTGTGGCCATTCATTTGGCGCGGGGTAACGATAGTAACTGGGTGATTGTGAGTGGCATCGATCAAAGCGGGCTGGATGCGCTTGACGACCTGAGGAAAATCCTGATCATTATGATTCTGGCTGCTGTGTTGTTGCTGAGTGTGTCGGGATGGTTTTTTGCCGACCGGGCGCTGGCCCCAATGTCGGGAATTATCCAGCAGGTAAATGCCATATTTCCGGCCAATGTCGGAAGGCGCGTCGAGCACCCGAACCGCACAGACGAAATTGGCTTGCTGGTAGCCACCTTCAATCAACTCCTCGACCGTATCGAGCAGGCCATGCATGCCCAGAAAATGTTTATCGCCAATGTGTCGCATGAACTGAAAAACCCTCTTACAAAAATTAACTCGCAGATCGACGTAGCCCTGATTCAGAAGCGGAACCCAGAGGCTTATCAACGAACGCTACAGTCTTTGCAGGAGGATATGCGAACGCTTACTCAGCTAACGAATACCCTGCTGGAACTGGCAAACACATCGGTGCAGGCTAAAAACCTGAAATTTGAACCTGTTCGGATGGATGAACTGCTCTGGGAAACAAAAATACAGGTCCTGGAGTGGCACGCAGATTATCAGGTACAACTCAGCTTTCCCGAGTTTTCTGACAATGAGGACGATCTGATTGTAGAGGGGAATCGGGCTGCGCTCAGGGTGTTGTTGACAAACCTGATCGATAATGCCTGTAAATTTTCGCCGACCCAAACAGCGAAAGTCGATTTTCGATCCCGGGCGGGCAAACTTACGATTGCTGTTTTCAATGAAGGACCGGCGATTCCAGCCCTTGATTTGCCTTATATTTTTCAGCCCTTTTTTCGGAGTTATGCCACGGCCCTGTCCAGCAAGGGGCATGGCGTGGGCCTGGCCGTTGTTGCGCAGATCGTTCAGATTCATCAGGGGACTATTTCGGTTCGCTCAACGCCCGAAGGCACTACTTTTTTGCTGTCGCTGACCAGTGCAGCCGCATTTTAA
- a CDS encoding endonuclease/exonuclease/phosphatase family protein produces the protein MVSFHKLIERITPILHLFWKTAGNRARLVYGKYRQFPIAYTALSYLYFTIAFCYYPVVGHWLTGFVMMSLPLAIPCGLWASGYLFYKRQNMVATAGLIWVLFSFLVVKRLVGMRAGDVEISQEQTLNVLSFNSETFPKEASKQFDASALKADIACFQEYSPNSQIESQYADKVEKLTCFDEDREIGLALFSKYPIINQYGHIWNRVKGPDINGFLCADIAYGTDTIRVVNVHLWSMGVRTNQAIAALKAGQLRRFAYEVMDTFGRLKEGFEHRNEQFREVETYVVGSRYPVIICGDFNETPIGYSYGKLSRNFRNAFEEAGQGLGFTLNRHPYCVRIDQQFVSADWYIKTCQTLSGISFSDHFPVLAQYVLKKSLQAPGAIISHNNGLGQSLATK, from the coding sequence ATGGTAAGCTTTCATAAACTTATAGAACGTATTACGCCGATTCTGCACTTGTTCTGGAAAACAGCAGGGAATAGGGCCCGGCTGGTGTATGGCAAATACCGGCAGTTTCCAATTGCCTATACGGCACTCAGCTATCTTTACTTTACCATCGCTTTCTGCTACTATCCGGTTGTTGGCCACTGGTTAACCGGATTCGTTATGATGAGCCTGCCACTGGCAATTCCCTGCGGATTGTGGGCCAGTGGATATCTGTTTTATAAACGCCAGAATATGGTAGCAACGGCTGGCCTGATCTGGGTGTTGTTTTCCTTTCTGGTCGTAAAACGGCTGGTGGGTATGCGGGCTGGGGATGTGGAAATCAGTCAGGAACAGACGCTCAATGTACTGAGTTTTAATAGTGAGACGTTTCCGAAAGAGGCCAGTAAGCAATTCGATGCATCGGCTCTCAAAGCCGATATTGCCTGCTTTCAGGAGTATTCACCGAATAGTCAGATTGAAAGCCAGTATGCGGATAAAGTCGAAAAACTAACGTGTTTCGATGAAGATCGGGAGATTGGGCTGGCGTTATTTTCAAAATACCCAATCATAAACCAGTACGGGCACATCTGGAATCGGGTGAAGGGCCCCGATATTAATGGGTTTCTGTGCGCCGATATTGCTTATGGAACCGATACGATTCGGGTCGTAAATGTCCATTTGTGGTCGATGGGTGTACGGACTAACCAGGCAATTGCCGCGCTGAAGGCAGGTCAACTGCGCCGGTTTGCGTATGAAGTGATGGACACTTTCGGACGGCTGAAAGAAGGGTTCGAGCATCGAAACGAACAGTTTCGGGAGGTAGAAACTTACGTCGTTGGCAGCCGCTATCCTGTCATTATTTGTGGCGATTTTAACGAAACGCCCATTGGGTATTCCTACGGTAAGCTTAGCCGGAATTTTAGAAATGCGTTTGAGGAAGCCGGGCAGGGGTTGGGTTTTACCCTGAATCGTCATCCATATTGTGTTCGTATCGATCAGCAGTTTGTTAGCGCTGACTGGTATATAAAAACCTGCCAGACCTTATCCGGAATCTCCTTTTCTGATCATTTTCCGGTACTGGCTCAATATGTGCTGAAAAAATCGTTGCAGGCTCCAGGGGCAATTATTTCCCATAACAACGGACTTGGTCAGTCGCTGGCTACGAAGTAG
- a CDS encoding SPOR domain-containing protein → MASVNDYLKKLLYQYDCVVVPELGAFLTHYQPASFTETSGLYLPPRKRVAFNEALRLDDGILSNYIMLHEPVTREGAQRHISQFVGELRQQVDYTGRFELDGIGTFTRNEEGRLQFDPSLRHNFFGEAYGMSAISAQLVDRLAKPEPAIEAVPITAVGPVLVREEDTVIEPLRPSRSYWRVAATMLLIGSLGLFSYSSVVQPGQSLQSSLDPSNLFRIPASFFEGMAQVFEADKPAPSPAATPVRVIPASEKPAPQPIQPAVVASPEPIVEKAPETVPVAKPQVVAPVAEAKPARLTPYYTVIAGSFSSKQNALRFRRQLKKAGYTDAYVIIPSQSGQLYKVAAAGSAIREEAVARMTAVGAVAGTEPWIYKH, encoded by the coding sequence ATGGCTTCCGTCAATGACTATCTCAAAAAGTTGCTGTATCAGTACGACTGTGTAGTTGTACCAGAACTGGGTGCTTTCCTCACCCATTACCAGCCAGCATCCTTTACGGAAACCAGTGGGTTATACCTTCCTCCCCGCAAACGGGTAGCTTTCAACGAAGCGCTTCGTCTCGACGATGGTATACTGTCGAATTATATTATGCTTCATGAGCCCGTTACCCGTGAGGGTGCTCAGCGGCATATTAGCCAGTTTGTCGGTGAGCTCCGGCAGCAGGTCGACTATACCGGTCGTTTTGAACTGGATGGTATTGGTACCTTTACCCGGAATGAAGAAGGTCGCCTTCAGTTTGACCCGAGCCTGCGGCATAATTTTTTTGGGGAGGCTTATGGCATGAGTGCTATTTCGGCCCAATTGGTCGACAGACTGGCCAAACCAGAACCCGCCATCGAAGCCGTACCCATTACGGCTGTTGGCCCCGTTCTGGTTCGCGAAGAAGATACCGTTATTGAGCCCCTCCGCCCCTCCCGTTCTTACTGGCGTGTTGCGGCAACAATGCTGTTGATTGGTTCGTTAGGCCTGTTTAGCTATTCATCCGTTGTGCAGCCGGGGCAATCCTTACAAAGCAGTCTCGATCCGTCTAACCTGTTTCGGATTCCAGCGTCTTTTTTTGAAGGAATGGCTCAGGTATTTGAAGCCGACAAACCCGCCCCTTCGCCTGCTGCAACACCCGTTCGGGTAATCCCCGCTTCAGAGAAGCCAGCCCCTCAACCCATTCAGCCAGCGGTTGTTGCCAGCCCGGAGCCTATCGTTGAGAAAGCGCCTGAAACGGTTCCCGTTGCGAAACCCCAGGTGGTAGCGCCGGTTGCCGAAGCGAAACCAGCTCGACTTACGCCTTACTATACAGTTATAGCTGGTAGTTTTTCCAGTAAACAAAATGCCCTCCGATTCAGACGTCAACTCAAAAAAGCGGGCTATACTGATGCTTACGTAATTATCCCCAGCCAATCCGGGCAATTGTATAAAGTAGCGGCTGCCGGATCAGCCATTCGCGAGGAAGCCGTTGCCCGGATGACTGCCGTTGGTGCGGTAGCGGGTACCGAGCCCTGGATTTATAAGCATTAA
- a CDS encoding TonB-dependent receptor encodes MKVRPLLTFSLLALSTPLLAQQPKPTRVGEVDNQEITVEKSRKIELPPANRLFDKIPSVKPSAEQRKMTYEFEDRKLTVGDPRITPGVLTPAAGQADDNPAYNNYVKLGAGNYSSFYGEGFVGVNTLSNLSLEGSLRHLSSGIGPVDGKNSSQSDTRLKVTGKYLTNSFKLQGDLGFDRNAYNFYGYSREFAASPDFNPDNIKQRLNTINFRVGIENANSDNAIDYSLRTGITSLHDRFNASEVDWGTNFNASLGISDNFFALVAADAFVTQRSDGSIVDNRNLFRVKPTFKYTSSLFTITAGINAVNQTDQRQGINNTRAFPVLDIDVAPVNNIHFFAGVDGDINRNTLRSLLSENKWLAPQVLLVNTVKTLDIYGGSKGSLGGGFSYEGKVSYASYRDFSTFNNTYPDTTKFFVLYDGGISRVLTISAQLAYTQKDKFRSTLKGDFFRYGLDRLEEAWGRPRFAGTWSNSYILNKKLFITADLYFYEGIKNKNFTSNVVYTLKPIYDANIKIDYFLGKQVSAFVSLNNIFSQNYQRYLYYQSQGLNFLGGISYSF; translated from the coding sequence ATGAAAGTACGTCCCCTACTTACATTCTCTTTGCTGGCCCTGTCGACTCCCCTGCTGGCGCAGCAGCCCAAACCCACCCGGGTCGGCGAAGTCGATAATCAGGAAATTACGGTTGAAAAAAGCCGTAAAATCGAACTCCCGCCCGCCAATCGGCTCTTCGATAAAATCCCGTCGGTGAAACCCTCGGCCGAACAACGTAAGATGACTTACGAATTCGAAGACCGAAAACTAACCGTAGGCGATCCACGCATTACGCCAGGAGTGCTGACGCCAGCCGCTGGCCAGGCCGACGATAATCCAGCCTATAATAACTACGTAAAGCTCGGCGCGGGTAACTACAGTTCGTTCTACGGCGAAGGGTTTGTGGGCGTTAATACCCTGTCGAATCTGTCGCTGGAAGGCTCCTTACGGCATCTCTCCTCGGGCATTGGGCCTGTCGATGGAAAAAATTCGTCGCAGAGCGATACCCGACTAAAAGTTACGGGAAAATACCTGACCAATTCGTTCAAACTACAGGGTGATCTGGGTTTTGACCGGAATGCGTATAACTTTTATGGCTACAGCCGCGAGTTTGCCGCATCGCCCGACTTTAACCCCGACAATATCAAACAACGGCTCAATACGATCAATTTCCGGGTAGGCATCGAAAATGCCAACTCCGACAACGCCATCGACTACTCGTTACGTACAGGCATTACCTCCCTGCACGACCGCTTCAATGCTTCGGAGGTCGACTGGGGAACCAATTTCAATGCCTCTCTCGGCATTTCGGACAATTTCTTTGCGCTGGTAGCGGCCGATGCCTTCGTTACCCAGCGTAGCGATGGGTCGATTGTCGATAACCGGAATCTGTTTCGGGTAAAGCCTACCTTCAAATATACCTCATCGCTGTTTACGATAACGGCCGGGATCAATGCAGTAAATCAAACCGACCAACGGCAGGGTATCAACAACACCCGGGCGTTTCCGGTACTGGATATCGATGTGGCGCCCGTCAACAACATTCATTTCTTTGCCGGTGTTGATGGCGACATCAACCGAAATACATTGCGCTCATTATTAAGCGAAAACAAATGGTTAGCTCCACAAGTACTTTTAGTTAACACTGTTAAGACACTGGATATCTACGGCGGATCGAAAGGTAGCCTGGGTGGCGGTTTTTCGTACGAAGGAAAGGTTTCCTATGCCAGTTACCGCGATTTTTCGACTTTTAACAATACCTACCCCGATACAACTAAGTTTTTTGTTCTCTATGATGGGGGCATTTCGCGGGTGTTAACGATTTCGGCACAACTGGCTTATACGCAAAAAGACAAGTTCCGTTCTACACTAAAAGGTGACTTTTTCCGCTATGGACTCGACCGGCTGGAGGAAGCCTGGGGCCGTCCGCGTTTTGCCGGAACCTGGTCGAACTCCTATATCCTGAACAAAAAATTATTTATCACGGCTGATTTGTATTTTTATGAGGGAATCAAAAACAAAAACTTCACTTCCAACGTCGTCTATACCCTAAAACCCATCTACGACGCCAACATTAAAATTGACTATTTCCTAGGGAAACAGGTCTCTGCGTTTGTTTCGTTAAATAATATCTTTAGCCAGAATTACCAGCGATATTTGTATTATCAATCGCAAGGCCTTAACTTTCTCGGAGGAATTAGTTATTCATTCTAA